The proteins below are encoded in one region of Coffea arabica cultivar ET-39 chromosome 4c, Coffea Arabica ET-39 HiFi, whole genome shotgun sequence:
- the LOC113739474 gene encoding receptor kinase-like protein Xa21, producing the protein MVYISPNFRCLPAHVLFLVALVLCMYIPAMASGNATDQQVLLDIKSRISQDPFQIMAGWNDSVHYCLWEGVTCNSSNDRVMIINLSAKNLVGSVPQSIGNLTYLTALNLPNNTFQGKIPQEIGRLLRLQQLNLTWNAFSGDIPVNLTYCTELRVLDLDHNELVGKIPEQLSSLSKLVLFGLGGNNFTGSLPAWIGNFSSLQKITLAFNSFQGRIPPELGRLSRLGFFRVSGNELSGTIPSSIYNISSIYYFVVTQNQLHGELQPNVGLTLSNLEIFAGGVNNFTGQIPVSLSNASKLGLVDFAQNGLTGTVPAVLGKLTNLFRINFDDNKLGSRQSGDLDFISSLTNCTVLDVLGLAGNSFGGELPSSIANLSVNLSILTLGSNLFHGKLPLGIGNLVNLNVLGLEENFLSDSLPDILGNFKSIQGLELNDNEFSGWIPSSISNLTSLNRLYLQNNRLEGTIPPELGKCRSLLVLNLTGNNLIGAIPAEITSLSSLSISLAISRNSLSGSLPLEVGKLVNLNELDLSKNKLSGEIPSTLSSCLSLERLVLSGNLLHGTIPESLKTLRGIVEMDFSHNNLSGEIPEFLSKLPFLKKLDLSFNNFVGKVPTEGVFSNASEFSLIGNEKLCGGDPGLNLPECPELARRTATFRELKVLIPVIVSIVFLVFLFCGLAAHFALRRSSERPSTSTPSTVEDWERGISFEKVFSSTNGFSADNLIGSGSFGSVYKGVLDEDGPIVAVKILNLQQKGASKSFMDELRALRSIRHRNLLKILAACSSIDPQGKDFKCLVFEFMSKGNLDLWLHQRCDDQCQPRSLDIVQRLNIAVDIASALDYLHNYCQNPIVHCDLKPSNILLDENMTAHVGDFGLATFLLEDSTLSQTISAGLKGSIGYIPPEYASGCPVSTSGDVYSYGILLLELFTGKSPTDDIFKDGLTIHELVARALAGHIMMEIVDPYLLLAEEKHCKDEYESSEMKEETILNNNLSQNSSRNLDECLISVLRIGLSCSNPFPLNRMPMTIVVNKMQEIRDLYFGIKNRRNEMDIRY; encoded by the exons ATGGTATACATCAGCCCAAATTTCAGATGTTTGCCAGCACATGTCTTGTTCCTTGTAGCTCTTGTTCTGTGCATGTATATTCCTGCAATGGCTTCAGGGAACGCCACTGACCAACAAGTTTTACTGGACATAAAGAGCAGGATTTCTCAGGATCCATTCCAGATTATGGCTGGTTGGAATGATTCTGTGCACTACTGCCTGTGGGAAGGTGTTACATGCAATTCATCCAATGATAGAGTCATGATCATCAATTTGTCAGCAAAGAATTTGGTTGGTTCTGTACCCCAATCCATAGGCAACCTTACTTATTTAACTGCTCTAAACCTGCCAAACAATACTTTCCAAGGTAAGATACCTCAGGAAATTGGTCGCTTACTCCGGTTGCAGCAGCTCAATCTGACTTGGAATGCATTCAGTGGAGATATTCCGGTGAATTTAACTTACTGCACAGAGCTTAGAGTGCTTGATTTGGACCATAATGAGCTTGTTGGGAAGATTCCTGAGCAGCTTAGTTCACTGTCAAAGCTGGTGTTATTTGGTCTTGGGGGCAACAACTTCACTGGTTCTTTGCCTGCTTGGATTGGAAACTTTTCATCTCTGCAGAAAATCACACTTGCTTTTAACAGTTTTCAAGGACGTATACCTCCCGAGCTTGGCCGCCTCtcaagattagggttttttcgAGTTTCTGGAAATGAATTATCTGGTACGATTCCTTCTTCAATCTATAACATATCATCCATTTACTACTTTGTTGTTACTCAGAACCAATTGCATGGGGAACTCCAACCAAATGTTGGCCTTACCCTTTCTAATCTTGAGATATTTGCCGGTGGGGTGAATAATTTTACTGGACAAATCCCTGTTTCGTTATCAAACGCTTCCAAGCTTGGCCTGGTAGATTTTGCTCAAAATGGCCTCACTGGAACAGTCCCTGCGGTTTTAGGAAAATTGACAAATTTGTTTAGGATCAATTTTGATGATAACAAGCTTGGAAGCAGGCAGAGTGGGGATTTGGATTTCATTTCTTCCTTAACCAATTGTACAGTTCTGGACGTTTTGGGATTGGCAGGAAATTCTTTTGGTGGAGAGTTGCCGAGTTCAATAGCCAACCTCTCAGTTAACCTCAGCATTCTCACCCTCGGTTCCAATTTATTCCACGGAAAGCTTCCTTTAGGAATTGGAAATCTTGTCAATTTGAACGTTCTAGGGCTGGAAGAAAATTTCCTAAGTGACAGCCTTCCTGATATCCTTGGAAATTTTAAATCTATACAGGGGCTAGAATTAAATGACAACGAATTCTCTGGGTGGATTCCATCTTCTATCAGTAACTTGACATCCTTAAACAGACTTTACCTGCAAAACAACAGACTAGAAGGAACGATACCTCCAGAGCTAGGTAAGTGTAGAAGTTTGCTGGTTCTGAATCTCACTGGGAATAATCTTATTGGCGCCATACCAGCAGAGATCACTAGTCTATCTTCTTTGTCTATCTCTTTGGCCATTTCACGAAATTCTCTCAGTGGCTCGCTGCCTCTTGAAGTGGGCAAGTTGGTTAATCTGAATGAGTTGGATTTATCAAAGAACAAATTATCAGGTGAAATTCCTAGCACCCTCAGCAGTTGTCTTAGTTTGGAGCGCCTTGTGTTGAGCGGTAATTTGCTTCATGGAACAATTCCTGAGTCTTTGAAAACATTAAGAGGTATTGTGGAGATGGATTTTTCACACAACAACTTGTCAGGAGAAATTCCAGAGTTCCTTAGTAAGCTGCCTTTCCTCAAAAAACTTGACCTCTCTTTCAATAATTTTGTCGGCAAAGTGCCTACTGAAGGAGTTTTTTCAAATGCAAGTGAATTTTCATTAATTGGAAATGAAAAGTTATGTGGTGGTGATCCAGGCTTGAATCTTCCTGAATGCCCAGAATTGGCACGTAGAACAGCCACGTTCCGTGAACTAAAAGTATTAATCCCTGTTATTGTTTCTATTGTTTTCCTGGTATTCCTATTTTGCGGTCTTGCTGCTCATTTTGCTCTAAGGAGATCAAGTGAAAGACCTTCAACATCAACTCCGTCAACTGTAGAAGATTGGGAACgtggaatttcatttgaaaaagtATTTAGCTCAACAAACGGATTCTCTGCAGACAACTTAATTGGTTCAGGTAGTTTTGGTTCTGTATACAAAGGAGTTCTAGATGAAGATGGTCCAATTGTGGCAGTGAAAATACTGAACCTCCAACAGAAAGGGGCTTCAAAGAGCTTCATGGATGAATTGAGAGCTTTGAGAAGCATAAGGCACCGTAATCTACTCAAGATCCTTGCTGCCTGCTCCAGCATTGATCCTCAGGGTAAGGATTTCAAATGCTTGGTCTTTGAGTTCATGAGCAAAGGAAACCTGGACTTGTGGCTGCATCAAAGATGTGATGATCAATGTCAACCAAGAAGTTTGGACATTGTCCAAAGACTGAATATAGCTGTGGATATTGCTTCGGCTCTGGATTATCTCCACAATTATTGCCAAAACCCAATAGTTCACTGCGACCTAAAGCCAAGCAATATACTCCTTGATGAAAATATGACAGCCCATGTTGGAGACTTTGGATTGGCAACGTTCCTTCTTGAAGATTCAACACTGTCACAGACAATATCAGCTGGCCTTAAGGGCTCTATTGGTTACATTCCTCCCG AGTATGCTTCTGGCTGTCCGGTGTCCACATCTGGCGATGTATACAGTTATGGGATTTTACTGCTAGAATTGTTTACAGGTAAAAGTCCAACTGATGACATCTTTAAGGATGGTTTAACTATCCATGAGCTTGTTGCTAGGGCTTTAGCTGGGCATATCATGATGGAGATAGTAGATCCATATCTGTTATTGGCAGAAGAAAAACACTGCAAAGATGAGTATGAATCTAGTGAAATGAAGgaggaaacaattctcaacaaTAATCTGTCACAAAATTCCAGTAGGAATCTGGATGAATGTTTGATTTCAGTACTGAGAATTGGACTTTCGTGTTCCAACCCATTTCCCTTGAATAGGATGCCGATGACCATAGTTGTGAACAAAATGCAGGAAATCAGAGACCTATACTTTGGCATTAAGAACAGAAGGAATGAAATGGATATAAGATATTAA